From a single Entelurus aequoreus isolate RoL-2023_Sb linkage group LG12, RoL_Eaeq_v1.1, whole genome shotgun sequence genomic region:
- the LOC133662577 gene encoding uncharacterized protein LOC133662577: MDAAETASCTAAGADNATYSGPDSDEPDENDADWRLIDHQVTLSSDSENESDSDCFEDHLSLLATEYHVKHNALDSLLKLLKKVFQMAPSFVVVEFLGERSVAVVPTIWTEDDGKNSFCYWPRPNPTHSRIRKAEIPDKEVWDRLPIRVFRKTLTEDFDKALQYQKQAEMFSSPEEVSTKRSHITPERYRNDEEDVFDADDEEEIRPKKKCRKEKPQILVQAPPLPELPPFNFPISSEYQTTSASTSQYQTTPRHPGRPHSPARSSTSRLSPDRNNASSSSQYQTTPASTSQYQTAPRNSRNALDSER, from the exons ATGGATGCTGCGGAGACTGCTTCCTGCACTGCCGCGGGTGCTGACAATGCCACCTACAGTGGCCCTGATAGTGATGAGCCTGATGAAAATGATGCTGATTGGAGACTAATCGACCATCAAGTCACCTTGTCATCTGATTCAGAAAATGAGAGTGATAGTGACTGCTTTGAAGATCATTTGAGTTTGTTGGCAACCGAATATCATGTCAAACATAATGCATTGGACAGCCTTTTGAAGCTACTCAAGAAAGTTTTCCAGATGGCTCCTTCTTTTGTGGTCGTTGAGTTCCTTGGTGAACGTTCAGTCGCTGTTGTCCCAACCATATGGACAGAAGATGATGGAAAG AATAGCTTCTGCTATTGGCCAAGGCCAAATCCTACCCACTCCAGAATCCGGAAAGCTGAGATTCCTGACAAAGAAGTCTGGGATAGGCTGCCAATTCGGGTTTTCAGGAAAACATTGACTG AAGACTTTGACAAGGCCCTTCAATACCAAAAACAAGCTGAAATGTTTTCGAGCCCAGAAGAAGTGTCAACCAAACGGAGCCACATCACCCCTGAACGTTATAGAAACGATGAGGAAGATGTGTTTGATGCTGACG ACGAAGAGGAAATTCGGCcaaaaaagaagtgcagaaaagaGAAACCACAGATCCTCGTCCAGGCACCCCCACTGCCAGAGCTCCCACCATTTAACTTTCCAATCTCCAGCGAGTACCAGACCACTTCAGCCAGTACCAGCCAATACCAGACCACTCCAAGGCATCCAGGCCGACCTCACAGCCCAGCGAGAAGCAGCACTTCCAGGCTCAGTCCAGACAGGAATAATGCATCCagctcaagccagtaccagaccaCTCCAGCCAGTACGAGTCAGTACCAGACCGCTCCAAGAAACAGCAGGAATGCCCTTGACAGTGAACGTTAG